DNA from Candidatus Cloacimonas acidaminovorans str. Evry:
CATTTTTGTATAACTTAAAAGGAAGGAGAATGAAGTCCTTCAGCTGTTTTTTGTTATCTACAGGAATTACATTGATCATTGCCTTACCTCATTAGGGGATTTAGAATTCTCCCAGTTTTTTAGAAACGATGATATTTAAAATACCCATCATTATGGCGTTGCCAAGTAAAAGAGTAATAAAATAGGGAGGGGAAGATTTATGGTAGTGAAACAAGGTGTAAAAAATAATATATAAAATAACCGGTAAAATCACAATGAGATATTGAGCAAACCTTATTTGCTTAAAGCGGAGAACAATAAGCCAGGCAATAACAGCAGAAATAAGAGTTGGAAGAAAAGCAATGTAAGCAAGTATACCCATATAAGTAAAAATTCCGCGTCCACCCCGAAAACGGTGAGTAAAAGGCAAGCAGTGTCCAATAAGCATACTGAGCCCATAAATCAACATAAGGTTTTCCGAATAGAGAATAGTGAAATCGGGATAGTTAATAACTTTGATATCAATAAAACCCAGGAGAAATTCCACAACCAGCAAAAACAGATATGCTTTAGCTACATCAATGGCTCCTACTAAAGTTCCCAGGGGTTTGCTGATATTGGTGTAAATATTTTCAGTATCGGCAAGACCGGTTCCAATTTTATAAACATTGAGAGAACGGAAACTTTTGGCAACGATGCGAGCAGTGGAAAAACAGCCGTAAAGATAGGCGATGATAATAATAAGAATAACAAAAAGGTAGATCATTCATTAACTCCATAGCTACGCTCTCCAAAAATGGCAGTGCCAATGCGTAACATATTGGAACCTTCTTCCAATGCTTGAACATAGTCGTTACTCATACCCATAGAGAGATATTGCATATCTACATTAGGGATGGCAAGAGCTTTTATTTCTTCAAACAGGG
Protein-coding regions in this window:
- a CDS encoding glycerol-3-phosphate acyltransferase encodes the protein MIYLFVILIIIIAYLYGCFSTARIVAKSFRSLNVYKIGTGLADTENIYTNISKPLGTLVGAIDVAKAYLFLLVVEFLLGFIDIKVINYPDFTILYSENLMLIYGLSMLIGHCLPFTHRFRGGRGIFTYMGILAYIAFLPTLISAVIAWLIVLRFKQIRFAQYLIVILPVILYIIFYTLFHYHKSSPPYFITLLLGNAIMMGILNIIVSKKLGEF